ACGCCCTGGATCAGCGCCTGCCGGAGGAGCATCACGGCCTCGCCCGCCCACGGGGTTGAAAAGATCGCGTCAGGCTTCTGGGCCATCACCGCCGAGACGTGGGGGGAAAAATCCAGCGTCAGGAACGGCGCCCACGCCGCGGCCACGAACTCCACGTCCGGCCGATACTTCTTCAGCGTGTCCTTGAAGAGGCTCCACGATGCGTAGCCGTACTCGTAGTCGGCGCCGATGGTGGCCCACCGCTTGATCTCGGGCCGGTCCTTGAAGATGAGCGCGGCCACGATGGCGTCCTGGTAGACGGGGACGCTCACCCGGACGATCTCCTGGATTCCCTTCCCCGCCACCAGCTCCTCGGTCAGCCGATGGGTCGCCGCGTGCGTGAAGAAGTGGATGCGCTTGAGCTCCGCGAGCACGGGCCCCAGGGCCATGGCCACGCCACTCGAGTCGGTCCCGACCATGAAGTGGGCGCCCCACTCCGTCACGAGGTACCGGGCGTTCTTCACGCCGGTGGCCGCCTTGTTCTCATCGTCCATGAACTTCATCTCGAGCCTGCAGCCCAGGATGCCGCCGGCCGTGTTGATCTCCTCGATCGCCATCGTGGCGCCCATCTCGATCTGCCGCCCGTAGTCCGCGTGGGGCCCCGAGGCCGCCCCTTGCACGCCGATTTTGATGGCCGGCACGCCGAGCTGGCACTGCGCCCCGGCGGGGCCCGGCGCGGCGACGACGAGAAGGAGGCTCAAGACGAACAGAACGCTGGCGATCCCCAGGCCTTGTTTCATGGCATTCCTCCTCGGGAACGTGTGGCAGGACGCGGGCACGCTACACCGCCGCCCGGAGCGCTGTCAACCGAGGGTCTCCGCGTTGGGCAGCTAGAACCAGAACGACACCCCGACGGTGACATGGGGACTCTGCCAGTCCGATTCACGATGGGGTGCGAAGCCTCTCGAAGTACGCCATCACCTCTTTCGCGGGGACGACGTCCGCATACTTCGAATCGAGATCGAAGAGGTTGAGCCGGTGCGGCGTCTGGCCCCGGTCGAAGACACAGTCCTCGACGACCACCACCCGGTAATTGTAGGAGAAGGCGTCCACGGCGGTCGCGCGCACGCAGCCGCTCGTCGTCGTGCCCGCGATGATGACGGTGTCGATCGAGCGCGCGTTCAGATGGCTCACGAGGGCGGTGCCGAAGAAGGCGCTCGGCTTGTCCTTCCGCACCACGATCTCGTCGGGCAGGGGCGCGATCTCCTTGACGATCTCGGTGCCGATCCGGAGCGCTTCCTCCGACGCCGTCGTCGCCCGGGAGTTCTTCTGGCCCCACGAGCCGACGCCCAGGGCATCGGGCCGGTAGCCCTGCGTCGAGTAGAAGACCGGCACCCCGTGGGCGCGCGCGTGCTCGAGCAGCGCCGCGATCTTGGGGACGACCTCCCAGGCGATCTCGCCGCAGCTGTTCCGGAAGCGCTTGATCGACTCGAGGATCGGCTCGGGCCGGTCCCCGGTGAAGTTGTAGTTGACGTCGACGACGAGCAGGGCGGGCCGCTCACCCCAGGTGCCGCGCTTGCCGTAGCCGGCCGC
This genomic interval from Candidatus Methylomirabilota bacterium contains the following:
- a CDS encoding ABC transporter substrate-binding protein; translation: MKQGLGIASVLFVLSLLLVVAAPGPAGAQCQLGVPAIKIGVQGAASGPHADYGRQIEMGATMAIEEINTAGGILGCRLEMKFMDDENKAATGVKNARYLVTEWGAHFMVGTDSSGVAMALGPVLAELKRIHFFTHAATHRLTEELVAGKGIQEIVRVSVPVYQDAIVAALIFKDRPEIKRWATIGADYEYGYASWSLFKDTLKKYRPDVEFVAAAWAPFLTLDFSPHVSAVMAQKPDAIFSTPWAGEAVMLLRQALIQGVFDQIHAWWQAMGGSVDVLEGIASEVQRDRFKGKLWATARYIHNWPDTPENKAFIERFRKRWARFPNYSAETTYSAFFIMKAAVEKARSLETPKVIEALRGMQIRNPGGLRVFRAEDHQFVYNVPAGRVMMDPNFPIPVLGDLKIFPAKDYYRHPPFTPVAVTK
- a CDS encoding isochorismatase family protein, whose amino-acid sequence is MERPWESLIPEHEQAVYRAAGYGKRGTWGERPALLVVDVNYNFTGDRPEPILESIKRFRNSCGEIAWEVVPKIAALLEHARAHGVPVFYSTQGYRPDALGVGSWGQKNSRATTASEEALRIGTEIVKEIAPLPDEIVVRKDKPSAFFGTALVSHLNARSIDTVIIAGTTTSGCVRATAVDAFSYNYRVVVVEDCVFDRGQTPHRLNLFDLDSKYADVVPAKEVMAYFERLRTPS